The Mycolicibacterium fluoranthenivorans genomic interval CGTCGGGCCCACGCCGGAAACAGCACGATGTCATGCGGATTGACGAAACTGGCCACCAGCAGGAACGGCTTCAACGCGTCCGCATCGCCCGCGCGTCGACGGTTATAGCGGTCCTTCAGCCACGCCACGATCCGGTCGGCGAACAGCGGGTCACGCCGAAAACCGCTGTTGCCCATCAACGCCCCGTGCGGCTCGGGGCCGACCCAGCCGGAGAAGCCGTAGGGCGCCAACGGGTCGGCATCAAGGTACTTCTGCACGGCCGCCGGGTCGACGACACCTTTGGCATCGTTGGTGGCCAACGGTTTCCCGGTCTTCGGGTCGGTCAGATCGGCATGCGAGATATGCCATTTACCGTCGTAGTGGGTGTCGTATCCGGCGGCGCGGAACCAGTTGCCCAGGGTCGGCACCTCACCAGGGCGCAGCCAGCGCAACCGCGAATCGTCATACCGCTTGCCGATACCGTCGGTCTGGGTGACCCCGTGCAGATCCGGGTACTGCCCGGTGAACAGCGTGGGCCTGCTCGGCACACACGCCAGCGACCCGGTGTAGTGCCGGGTGAAGCGCACGCCGTGCTCGTCGAACCAACGCCACCCGGCCAGGGTGGACTGCCGCCACTGCCGCAGGGCCTCGGGTTCATAGGGCGGCGCGGCGCGTTCCTCGTCGGTCATCAGGATGACGATGTCTGGGTCCATATGTGAATCTCACACCGTGCGCCCAGCATGGTGGGGGAGAATCGCCGCATGTCGACACCGCCGCCCGACCCGGCTACTCGGCGGATACCGCGTCCGCCCCGACCGGAGGTGCCGACCCAGCGGATTCCGCGCCCGGAGCCCCCGACCGAGCAGCTCCGCGTCCGGCCCGAACCGGCCACCGAGAAGATCGCCCTGCCGCAGCAACCCCCGCCGGCCGCACCGCCAAGGAAACGCAACACCCAGACGATAGTGCTGGTCGCGGTCATCGTGGTCGCCCTTGTGGTCGGCAGCCTGGCCGGCGCCGAACTGTATGCCAGGTACAAAGCGGCCGCCCTGCTGTCGAGCATCACCGACTGCCTGGTGCAGGACGGCGCGGATGTCTCATTCTCGGTGAGCCCGCCGTTCCTGTGGCAGTACCTGTCCGGTGACTACACCAACATCTCGGTGGCCACCGACGGCAACCGGGTGCAGGAAGCCAAGGGGATGACCGCCGACGTCACCCTCAGCAAGATCGCACTGAAGGACTCCGCAGACTCGAAGGGGACGATCGGATCCCTGGACGCGACGCTGTCCTGGACATCGAACGGCATCAAGGACACCGTGGCGCAGAACCTGCCGGTGGTCGGGAGTCTGGTCACCGGCGTACACACCGACACCGGCGCGGGCACGCTGATCATGGAGGCCGCCGGCGGCACCACGGTCACCGCGCAACCCGTGGTGGCCGACGGCAAGCTGAGCCTGAACGTCACCGACGTCACCGGCCCGTTCGCCAAGGACACCGTCCAGACCGCGCTCAACGATCTGACCACCAAGCTCAACGACAACTACCCGCTCGGCATCAAGGCCGACAGCGTGCAGGTGACGAGCAGCGGTGTGGTCGGCAAGTTCTCCAGCCGGAACGCGACGATCCCGTCCGGCACGAGCAATTCCTGCTTCGCCGATCTCTAGGCGACGAGCCTGATGGGCAGGTGACTGTGTCTGCGAATGATGTTGTTGACGGCCCACACCGGCCGGCCCGTCACCTCGATCCGATCCACGCGCTCGACCAGGGCGCGCAGGATGGCGACCGTCTCCAGCCGGGCCAGGCCCTGACCGGCGCAGGCGTGTGCGCCATTGCCGAAACCGACGTGCCGCCCGGCGTCGCGGCGGATGTCGAACGTCGCCGGGTCGTCCCAGGCGTCCTCGTCGCGATTGGCCGAGGCGTAGAGCACCAGCACCCGGGACCCGGACGGCAAGGTGGTCCCGGCGATCTCGCCATCCTGGCGGACCCGACGGGCGAACGCCCGCAGCGGTGACTCATAGCGGACGATCTCGTTGACCGCGGCCGGAATCAGATCCGGGTCGTCCTTGAGCAGGCGCCACTGTTCGGGGTGCGTGCCCAGCAGGTACAGCGCATTCGAGATCGCGCTGATGGTGGTGTCCAGCGACGGGGCGATGTAGTCGATCATCAAATGCCGGGCACGCACTGTGGTCCAGCACGCCGGCGTCGGCCGCGGTCAGCAGTTCGTCGACAATGCTGCCGGGCAGGACATTGCGCTGCCGCACCACCCGGCGGGCGAACCGCAGCATCTGCAGCGCCCGCGGCATCGCCTTGACCGCTTGCCAATTGAGCGGTCCGAGGATGTCGAAAGTGGCCCCGCCCCATTCGATCAGGTGCTCACGCTGATCACGCGGCCAGCCGACCAGATCGGGGACGATGGCCAACGGCAGCGCGGACGCCAACTCCACGCCGTCGACATCCCGGCGGCGCACCGCCTCTTCGACCACCGCGTTGGCCTGTTCCTCGACGGTGTCGCCGATCGCGCGCAGGGCGCGGGGCAGCAGTCGGTGCGCGACGAGTTTGCGTCGATCAGCGTGCTCATCGCCGTCGCTGGCCAGCGTGGTCCCATGGGACAGCTTGTTGGACAACGTATTCAGGGACACACCTTCGCGCGACAGGAACTGCTCATCGTCGCGCAGGGTGGCCTTGCATTCCGGGTAGCGTGGCAAGGCGAAGCACTTGTGCCGGTCCAGCCACACCACCGGCCCGAGCCGGCGCAGCTTCTCATAATGCGGGTGCGGGTCGAGGATGGCATCGGTGCTGTACAGGTCGGCGGCATAGGTGGCGGTCATGAGATCCTCCTGGCCACGGTGAAATCCGGTCGCACGATCAGGGTCTGGCCGCGTAGCCAGTCGGCGGTGGCGCCGGACACGATCTGTACGGTGGCGCCGCACGCGTCGGCGTGCGCCTGTTCGGCGTCGGAGAGCGGACGCGCGGACACCACGGCGAATCCGTTGCCCCACGGCGCGCCCGGGTACAGCCGGCCGGTGAGCCGGCTGCGGCTGACTCGGCCGTCGCGCACCTTCAGTGCCGGCGTGGTCGAGTCGACCATCTTGGTGCGCAACCCGGGGATCAGGTGCAATCGCGGTACGACGACGCGGCGCAGCAGATCACCGAGCCGGCCGCCGCTGGTCATCGCCCGGCCCACCATGAGGGCCAGCCGGATCATGGCGCGAGCGTGCGGTTTGCGTTCGCGTTCGTAGGTGTCCAGGACCTCGGGCGGTAGCTCACCGTGCAGCACCCCGGCCAGTTTCCAGGCCAGATTCATCGCATCGCGCATCCCGGCGCCCATGCCCTGGCCGATGAACGGCGGGGTGAGATGTGCGGCGTCGCCGAGCAGGAACGTGTTGCCGTGCCGCCACCGCTGCGCGAGCAGGGCGCGGAAGGTGTACTCGGTGACCCGGACCAACTCCAGGTCGGGTTCCTCGGTCCAGGGTGCCAGCAGCGGGCGCAGTGCCTCCAGAGTGCCGTAGTCCGAGGCGGATTCGCCTGGCAGCAGCTGGAATTCCCAGCGGTAGCGGGCATCGCCGATACGCATGTACGTGGCGGCCCGGCGGGTGCTGCACACCTGGTACACCCCGTCCCATTGGCGAAGATCGGCGGTGGTGGCGATATCGACCACCAGCCAACGCTGGTCGAAGCCAAGGTCCTTCATGGCGACACCGATGCTGCGGCGCACCAGGCTGTTCGCGCCATCGCAGCCCAGGATGTAGTCACACTCGATCACCGCACCGTCGGCCAGGGTGATCCGGCCGGGCTCGACACCGGTGACCTCGACCCCCGCGCGCAGATCAATCTGTGGATACCGGGATGCGTTGTCCCGCAAGAGCGTCTCCAGCTCGGGCTGGTCGAACATGTTGGCCTGCGGGAAGCCGCAGCGCCCGGGCCCGCGGTGGAACCGGGCCATCACATTCAGCTGCTCGTCGACCAGTTGCAACCCGAGGGCGGGCCGGGAGACCTTGGCGAATTCGCCGGCCACACCCAGCCGGTCCACGATCCGGTACACCTCGTCATCGAGGTGTACGGCGCGGGGCTGCGGGTAGACGTCGGGCCAGCGCTCCAGCACCAGGGTCTCGATCCCGTACTGGGCCAGCAGGGTGGCGACGGTCATTCCGGTGGGCCCGGCGCCGATGACGGCCACCGAGACGTGTGTCACCGGTAGCGCACCGTCAAACGCTGTGCGCCAAGGTCGA includes:
- a CDS encoding DUF2993 domain-containing protein; its protein translation is MSTPPPDPATRRIPRPPRPEVPTQRIPRPEPPTEQLRVRPEPATEKIALPQQPPPAAPPRKRNTQTIVLVAVIVVALVVGSLAGAELYARYKAAALLSSITDCLVQDGADVSFSVSPPFLWQYLSGDYTNISVATDGNRVQEAKGMTADVTLSKIALKDSADSKGTIGSLDATLSWTSNGIKDTVAQNLPVVGSLVTGVHTDTGAGTLIMEAAGGTTVTAQPVVADGKLSLNVTDVTGPFAKDTVQTALNDLTTKLNDNYPLGIKADSVQVTSSGVVGKFSSRNATIPSGTSNSCFADL
- a CDS encoding cytochrome P450 — its product is MSAISNALYLLGTHPEQWRLLKDDPDLIPAAVNEIVRYESPLRAFARRVRQDGEIAGTTLPSGSRVLVLYASANRDEDAWDDPATFDIRRDAGRHVGFGNGAHACAGQGLARLETVAILRALVERVDRIEVTGRPVWAVNNIIRRHSHLPIRLVA
- a CDS encoding bifunctional 3-(3-hydroxy-phenyl)propionate/3-hydroxycinnamic acid hydroxylase; the protein is MTVATLLAQYGIETLVLERWPDVYPQPRAVHLDDEVYRIVDRLGVAGEFAKVSRPALGLQLVDEQLNVMARFHRGPGRCGFPQANMFDQPELETLLRDNASRYPQIDLRAGVEVTGVEPGRITLADGAVIECDYILGCDGANSLVRRSIGVAMKDLGFDQRWLVVDIATTADLRQWDGVYQVCSTRRAATYMRIGDARYRWEFQLLPGESASDYGTLEALRPLLAPWTEEPDLELVRVTEYTFRALLAQRWRHGNTFLLGDAAHLTPPFIGQGMGAGMRDAMNLAWKLAGVLHGELPPEVLDTYERERKPHARAMIRLALMVGRAMTSGGRLGDLLRRVVVPRLHLIPGLRTKMVDSTTPALKVRDGRVSRSRLTGRLYPGAPWGNGFAVVSARPLSDAEQAHADACGATVQIVSGATADWLRGQTLIVRPDFTVARRIS